The segment AGACATGCTGGCACTCCTTGAAGCAGAGGCAGTTGGAGCCCAGCTTTTCAACAAAGCAGATCCCACAGCAGAAAACCTTGCTGTCAAACACTCTCTGGCGCTGCGCCTCGTCAAAGTCCAGGAGTTGAGGTAGGAGGTCGGCACGTGGGTCCATCAACAGGACAGTCCGCGGGTCCAGTTTAGAAGATGGCGATGAATGCAATTCAGACTTTggttctcttttcttctcctctgcattTTCAGAATGACTTTCACACTGTGTCACAGCTGAACATAATTCACAAACAAAAGTTTAAATTGTTGTTGTCATGTCACAGCCAGCAGTAGTTTTATAACAAAATTCAGATTGTGAAATGCTGGTGATACAGTATCAGCCAATGAAGGTGACAACAGCACAAAAATTGAAGACAAGCCTGTCTGTACTTGTTTCATCCTACTTCATGTTTAAAATTAAGCTTAACTCTAATTAAAACAGTATTGGGAGATGAGATATTATATTGCACCTGTGGCTGAAGAGTCTGTTTTCCTGCGTTCACTGGCCGTCTTACTTCCTCCCCTTATGACTTCAAGAGGAGAATCGATGCCCAGAAAGTCCAGAGCCTCCTCTTTGAGGAACTGGACCCACATGAAAAGAATCACACAGCCTTGGTTCTCCTCCCATAGCTCATCCAGACGTCTGCACAGAGAGCTCATCTGTCAAGAcggaagaagagaagaaacagataTTAAGAGCATTAGAAGATGAGGACTTAAATTcaacaaaaaggtaaaagagTGAAGCCATATCACTATGCTGACATGTGCAGGCCATCTAATgcaaagtgaagtgaaaaattAATACATTAGATCAAATACACAATTCTGTAATAATATTTAGGTTTGTGTGAATAGATTtactattaattattatatatttagacCAAGGCATTACAAAGCTTTGCACCAGTCCTACCTGTGTTCTGGTCATCCATTTAGAGCTGAGAGTGAAGATCGGTGAGGATTGAGATGGATAGTCTTCAGGAAGCTCAAAGTTGAGCACCAAAGGAGGTAAGAAGCCAACATTGTATTCAGTTTGCTTCTCTCCTGCAACAAACAGAGAAGGTGcaattacagtacattacttATTACAGCAAAACTAACATATCCAGATTCAGATTTAGAGGGAGGAACATTACAGATACTGCTGTGCAAATGTTTCAGACACTTGTGAGCCACAAATAGATTTAATGTATCAACTGACTTCACAACATCTAAATTTGCCTTTATAACAACACAAATGCTGCTaagtgcagtgttttttatgGTACTTGGGAGGTAGGCTGGTCCAAGTATATTGAAGACCGTGCCACGGTTCAGATGTAGATTTAGGTTGCCTCACTGTCGACTGTCTCTTCATATAATCCCAGACTGACAACATATTGATGCAGATGGGTCTGACAGAAACTGttttctcatctcatctctctcATCTGTTTTCTTATCACTGTTCAATGTTCAGATGCCTCCATGATGCTTCTGCATCATGCACAAAAGAGGAGGTCTAAAGTCTTAACTTTTGCACAGCATTGTACATTGCAGACAGTATGAAACTGCCTATTGCACGACTGCAAACCCACTCTGCATGAATTGCAGTGTGTTATACATAACACCTCCCCACTGACAGCTGTACCTTTGACAACTATTTTGAAGTCAGGTGGGAGCTCCAGACAGAGTTGGATCTCTCCTCCCTGAGCAGACTCTGCTCGGTggaactcttcatcatcataGATACTTGTCAAAGCAAGCAGCTCATCCTCCTGGGCTTCCCTGTCCTCAGACATTTACATTCCTGCAATAACGAGACACATGTTAGTGATtattaaagtatataaaaaagGAACGAACTGCTAATAGAAAGCATAGTTAGCTAGTCTCAGTCAAACATTTGACTGTTACCCTTTTACACACGCTTCTTACACACGTGTATTGACTTTTTCGTTTAACTTTATAACGTTATCACTCACCATCACTGAAAAAAGAGTAGCTGTTGAAGCTGAGGTAACTTAACTGTGACATAACACTAGCTTGCCCTAGCTAACACTAGCCTAATTTGTTAGCACGCTAGCTAATGTAACTTAACTTTTCCCATGATAGACGTGGTTGTTGTTTAATGACAATTTAACAGCCACTAGGATTATTGTAGGTTAGTGACTAACAAGCTGACAAACACCACGGAGAGGCAAAACTTGTGAAACTGGATAGTTACTTCAATTTGGGCAGAAACGTGAACGCTAGCTAAATAGCATTGTTAGCTAGCTATGATACACAGTGGCTATAGCTACAATTGGAACTCGACCCTAACTTTTAAACAGTGCAAATGCTTCTGTACTATTAACCAAAGCTGCAACAAGCCACTAAATGTGAGGTAAAATGGGTAAAAGCCACACGTTTCCTACCTTGTCCGGCCCTCGCACTAGTGATTCTTGCCCTTTGACTGGATCATGACTGTGTAAACAGGGTGGACTCCGTGTTGCCAGATCTGACTAACAATACGTATCCTAATAGTCACCCTCGTTATTACTTCTTTCATTCAGATGATTTTTATTATAAGTCTGTTCCTGGACTCTCTTGATAGATCCACTAATTAGCACAAATCTCATATGATCTCTATATGATGTTTCCTATTGttaaatgaaatttaaacataaaataattatattcaCTATGataaagtatacagtatgtaccaaAGACTATAAGTATCTTAAGGAAACATTCCTTCTACAAAGGTGTAAACGTCCATACTCAAGTATAATTTGCCATACAGTACCTTTTGGTATagaattattttactttacatctCTACATTTAGTTTGCAAGTCCAGAATTCTGatttaaatctaaaactaatatattattatagattaaatctaaaaactcttgtaaaaaaaaaaaaaaaaacaacaactgctaGTGACTGTTACTAATCAATAAAGAAATCCTAACATCAAACTTGTTCTGAtcaagatttttttatttttttatttttttgtaatgtggtaacaacaacagcacagagaAGGTGATTTGTTGCACCAGCATTCAAGCTGttaagtagaaaaagaaaagaaaaaaacattacaagCCTACGAACAACATACAGACCATTGCTTTGGAAGGAGAAAAGCCAAACAGTGAAGAAGTACTGCATCTAGtttcaacatacagtacaattaaACTCAACAAAAACTCCTTCCACctttttaaactaaatacatCATAATTCAGCAGTTATAATTAtctgaagtggaaaaacagtATTTGTCATGTACAGCTTGGAACAATCCATTTTCATTTACAAGTGCCACTGTATCTATATcttatttagacattttacattttcaagaATCCTTTCTTTATTAGGAGAACCATTTCCTTACACCTCTTGAATCTGACATTCTTAGctgctgaataaaaataatctttaacGACCATCAAAGCAACACGGAGAAAACAGTTGCCATCCAACATTCACAACTTGTATGTAACAAAGTCCATTCAATAGTAATATTAAGCAATATTGTTGTAttcaaagaaaatgagaaagcaCGTGCCAGGAGGTCAACTGATGAACGGTATCGGTAAAGAACGCTGCTGTCTGTGTCTTCAACGGAGAGGTTACTGGGTCATCAGTAAAAATCTCAGGAGAATGACACAATTGGCCGCGAGTAGCAGGACAGAGGGAGGTGAAACTCAGCTGCAGCAATTAGTCGATGTCCATTTCAGGGAGCTTGTTCTCCACTGTTTCCTGTTCCGTGCCTGCAGATGTGGCTTTGTCTGGGTTGCATGGTTGACTCTCTGTTGGTTCTGGTCCATTGACTGGCCCATTCTCTGTCGGCTTCTCCTCCTTAGGAGGCTCTACCTTGGGCTTGGGTTTGGACAATATGGGGTTGCAGGCTGAATAAAGCTCCTGAAAAAGGACGAGGAAAGAAATTGTTTTCGATTAAATAGACCTTTTTAGTCAATTTACATCTATTTCTACAAGTACTTCGTAAAATGaagatgtttattattattattatccctGTAAGGAGGCCTTATGGTGAATTCTCTCACAGTACCTTGGTTTTGGCCTTGATCTCCACAACTTTAACCACTGGGTCCACCGTGAGGTCCTGACTGTTTTGCTGGTTCATCTTGCCGTTCATCCAGGCCATGGCATCGTTGACATGTTTGTTCACCTTTGTCACCTCCAGCTCATCCAGGTGATCGTACTGTTCATCCtgtagggaaaaaaaagttcactGATACACTGACTTACAGTCACTGAAAACCTGCTTTGTTATCCAAGTAATCTTAGgtttctctgtccctctcttaCAACACAGAGGTAATTCATAGAGTCAATCACTAATCAATATAAGTAAGTAACCACTTTAATAAGCCAGTAAACTTGCTCTGTGTCAGGTTACCTTTGCTTTGTAAGCTTCAATGATTTTCATATACATCTGGATTTGTCTCCCAAGCTCCTCAAATGCGTTTGGTCTCTCCTCAGCTTCTATGTATCTGTCATGAATAGGCTGTCCAATTTTCTGTAGAAAGAACAGTCAGTCAGATCAAAACTGAGGAAACAATAATgattctgtgtattttattagttaATGGCTAAAATCAACCAGTTTTTACAGATTATCTCTGTATGCCGTTAGCTTTAAGACATGTAAAGTTAGTTCTACATACTTCTATTAACCAACAGAGACCTTTTTCAAAGCCCCTGCAAACAGTGATCACCATGCCAAGACCCAAGCCATTTAATGTCTTCTCAAAGTTTATAAGTTGCCTGTTTCTCTAATTATATTACCTTCAGTTCAGCCAGTTTGTCAATGTAAACTTGTTTCTGTTGGTCTTCTCCATCTTCATACAGCCAGTTCTCGGTGTCCTCCAGTTTTAATGAGAATGAATCACGATCCTACATGTCATACAAAAGGTTGgattaaaatctgaaaaaatgtacaaatatcaACAGCACAAAGCATGAAAGCACATAAAGTGCACGAATCTATGGTTAAAACCCCCACAATTTCAACATGACACTGCTCATTTCTCCTAAGAGGAATAGTGTCTGCCACCTACAGACCCCCTATACTCACAGCTTCATTCACGAACTTCTCCAGGACACCGTGCAGTTTGTCCCTCATGTCATACACGTATTCTTCTACATTGTTCTTTGCATCATTCCTTTCCTTCTCCAGCTTATCCTGCATGATCATCTTACCCTGGAAGAGCCATAGTGAAAGTTGCTCATTAGGCAGCTGAAGTGTAACAGTGCCGACAGCTGAAGGCCGATCAAACCAAGACAGACTAACAGCCTTCATGTTAAATAAAAGAGTAAGAGTAGGAACAATTGAAACTTGTGGTGATTACTAAATGTGACAATGATGAATAAGACAGAATGAGGGGGAAAGCCTTCATCCACAcgtttaagataagataaaacaaGATTTTTTAGtgttaataaaaagtaaatgaaacaaGAACCAGTAAGTCTACCCAGCACAGTGCTTTGACTAATACTGTGTGCACACGCTCAACATTCCCTGTGATTTTTAGAGCATTACCTCATTCTCCACAAACATATTTAGTACTTCACTGGACAGCTGCCAGTGCAAGTTGCACTCTATGGGCAGCTCCACTGTCTTCGTTTTCACTTTGGGCTTCTTGGCCTGAGGGGGCTGGTCGTTCTTTTTCTCCTGCTTGGGATCCCCTGTCACTGTCTGTGGAAGGAGAAATGAGTATTATGTTAGTCTGTGCAAATTGTGCTGCTTTGtgtgaggaaacaaaaaacaaatatgagaaTGTTGTTATTCTTAAACAGATGTCTCATGAGATGAAGCCTGTTGTGACTTCAGTCACTGCAGTTTATCACTGTTTAGTAGAATCTCCTTTTAGCCACCTTTTGTTAGCAAATCATTTCAACTTAACAATAGTcactttaaagctgcagtgtcagtgtttttttgttgtgtgaatACATCAAATTCAATGCAGATTATAAATACCTTAAGTACAGTAAATAGTGTTgataatgtgtatgtgtatgagagCGAGTGAGACAATCACATGCACTGAATGTTAATCACCCAGTGCAAAGCATTATGTTGATATAAAAGTTAGTATACTTAATGCAGCGGTTACCTTAGTGCTGGGCAATATGGCTGAAAAGATTACAATTCCCATACCACgctaaaataatatttctcaCAATACctgataataaatattaatgtataatAGAATTTTGCACAGTAACTCATTAAACAAGATGGCTGACATCTGCATGTGTGCTTGACCACATCTCCTGATTTGTTGGATCTGTTTTAACTAGCTAtataaaattcacatttcattgaTTCAATTTGTATTTACACTGTCTGAAGTCGTGGATGGCATTCACACTAGTGTGAACATTTGTGGATTCATTTCTGTTGCAGCAGCACTCCCACAATGCTTGAGGGGGACTGCATCACAATCAAGTTATCATACaccacacatacagacatatttctgacttatttgtttttattttctaagaCTATATTACAGCCCAAGCGCATGACACCACAGTGAACATCACACCTCTAGTTCACTGTGGCTGTTAAAGGGACGCCAATCTCTCAAATGTTGCTCGGTtgctcattcatttttttatttcaattgaTTATAGAAATATGTGCTGCTGTTATAACTCTGCCAACGCCACTATCTGggtagatttattttatttatttatttttatattatttatttatataatatatttatatttacagttgtTTGCTCTATAAGGtcgtttatttttatttcacataatTGTTTATGGAAATGTGTATGCTGTCATTATACCTGCAGTGATTGGCCTCCTGAGTTTCCTATAAGGCCGTTTGTTTATTGTTATGTTCTTTTATTGCTACGTCAACTGACTGTTTATTgaactgtgtgctgctgctgctgctgctgtcataaTTGTGCCCATGTGTTCTATTAGTAAGATTTATATCTTAATAAAAGTTGTgttaactaaaacaaaaacaaaaaaagcaatgtGTATTGGAAATAAATATTGGAAAAGTGATTATGAatgaacacaacacagcaaTGCTACAACACACATACCCCCCTCCCTCAAAAAAGCAATAAGACCATTACGTGCAACCTCTGAAAAGGCAAAGTTGGCTGAACTTTTACTTCTTACAGGCAATAGTAATATGCATCTAATGTGCACTAGTTTACACTGAATTCATTATAATGATTATATTATTGAAGGGCTTATTAGGTTTCCAAATTATATGCTATATTCTGTATCGTATCAGTACATAAGTAAAAACTGCCATATCGCCCAGCACAAGGTTACCTCCATCTCCTCGACCTCTGATTTCTTGTCTCCGTTGTCTCCAGCCTGAAATTTCTGATCTTCCTGGTCCACTTGCATTTTGTTCTGACACATGATAacaaaagaacataaagaacaaacaaaaatgatattacatttgacattttaatttctctaaGTTCTAACAACGTGAGCTCAGCATACATCGACAAAAGCACGCAAAAACAAAACCGTGTGTCTGTCTGCCCTGTCTGTTGTCAGACTTTCCGGAGGCCCTGTAAATAACAACAGTTGTCTCTGCTGCACGGATTGTGATGAAAAACGAAACAGTGTTACAAAGGTTTATTAAAAAGGGATATATTCAAACACCTGAAGCTGTTTTCAGCTTGTTAATGGCAATGCTTAAATTCCATAGTGATGTTATAACTTTCAAAGAGCTTTTAAAGTGTGGCCACACAAGACACATTGTGTAAATGGGATCCCTGAGGTAAACCAAAGCAAATAAACTAGCTGAtaactctctctcttctcactctcacacatacacatacacattgtaTATCATTAATCTAATATATCTagagaaaatacacagagaacACACCTCATCCTCCTTCACTGTCTGTTCCGTCTCCATCGGCTCTTCCCCTTCAGGTGTTTTTATGATCTCTACTAGTGATGCGCCCGATACACTGAATACGCCGTGAACATTGACCCGAACTTTCACTTTGACCTTTGCACTCTCTCCAGATGGCTGTGGAGAGACATTCTGGATCAGAAACTGGCCTGTGGGccaaagaaaagagcaaaggGTTCAAACATTATTATATACATTCAGTAAGTTCACTGAGAAATATCTTAGTAGTCACAATGAGCATGTAACAGCACTCAACGTAATATCAAACATGTGACTTAATTTGGGTTGATTattgtttacagtacatacaaaaTTCTACCTGCAAATTAGCTGCAACCACTCAAAGCTAGGAGCTGTATGGACTAAGAGTATATGTTCAAGTTAATGAAGCATGAAGTTTAAGTAATGAATTGTTACTGAGGTTGCAGTACCTATGGAGGCGGTGGGATAGGGCAGCTCCTTGGGGTTGTTGTAGTAAGCTTCAAGGGTAAAGGGCTCTTTCCGGTAGAAGGTCAAAACCTTTGAGAAGGGAGCAGCGTGGTTCTTTGGGAAAACTTCACAATCACTGttggaataaaaacataaagcttGTAAGTCCTGAACAACCTACTGCAGAAAATGTGAATACAGAGATTTAATTCATTCAATCTTAGTgggtgtgtgtaggtgtggCATATAATCCTGCAGGTATCCATTAATGcttctgaaaacacaaagcaggcAGGTGTGGCCTTAAATAACAGTAACATCAAGTCACTAATCGTGCAGAAAcacctgcagaaacattttgaataatACCACTCACCTACCAATAAGAGTCTGTAAATGAGACAGTATGGCATAACAGTAAGAACCTATAAACTGCTTTCTATACATTATACTACAATTATAAGAATTTGCTGCAATGTCATGTTCTAATTTAAAGAGTTCCATTAATCCACATCTACAGTTAGACGTGATGATCCAATTAACAAGTGTGAGGAAAAATTTATTCCATATTCCCTATGTGAAATCCAAACATGAAATACAACAGGCCTGACTGTTTTTCCTTATTAGGTGTTCTGAGGTAACATTGACAGAGATCGCACCTCAGTCCTTCCTCTGCGGCCGAGTTCCATTTTAGGGAGATGGAGTAGGGGACAACATCTGTAATGGAGAACTCTCTGACTTTGAAAGCTGGTGACAAGATGGCACactgaggagaagaagaggacaaaagcacacacaaaaatgcaagTTACCATAGTTTTATCTTAAACTTGCTTTCTTATTCTAAAAGTTTATCACATGAAACGTGTTTTACAGGACATTTGGGTTATTACAGGGCAGCTGTACCTGCAGAGCACAGCCTCTGGCCACGGCCTCATCTGCGTTCAGGGTAGTGCTCAGCTCTTTGCCGAAGAATTTGCTGATTCGCTCTTTGATGGCGGGGATTCTGGAGGCACCGCCAACAATCTCCACTGCATAGATATCTTCTTTCTTCAGTTCTGGATAAAGAAAGGAGCAGGTAAGAATGATGGACAACAGTTTAAGTTTAGAGTCATGGTTTCACTTTGTGTTCTCCATGTTGGCCATGAACAGTATTAGACTCTCATTACAGAAAACTATCTATACCATATCTATTAATGGTATTTAGTTACTATTTAAAACTGCAAACTTAATACAACCTGGTACAACATTTTAGACATGGAGTGGACAAGCAAGAGCAAGCAGAGATAGGGATGATTAAAGGGAGGCAGGCATGCTGCCAGTGTCCGGAGGGACGGGCTCTCTCAGTGAAGCACATGACTGAACCTCGTCTATGTGAGTGTGCACGTGTGAGGATAGTCCAGCTGCTATTAAAGTCATATATACTCACTCGCTTGTTCCATGACGCTGCACAGAGGACCCTCTACTTTGGccagc is part of the Anabas testudineus chromosome 14, fAnaTes1.2, whole genome shotgun sequence genome and harbors:
- the rnf14 gene encoding E3 ubiquitin-protein ligase RNF14, translating into MSEDREAQEDELLALTSIYDDEEFHRAESAQGGEIQLCLELPPDFKIVVKGEKQTEYNVGFLPPLVLNFELPEDYPSQSSPIFTLSSKWMTRTQMSSLCRRLDELWEENQGCVILFMWVQFLKEEALDFLGIDSPLEVIRGGSKTASERRKTDSSATAVTQCESHSENAEEKKREPKSELHSSPSSKLDPRTVLLMDPRADLLPQLLDFDEAQRQRVFDSKVFCCGICFVEKLGSNCLCFKECQHVYCKACMTEYFQIQIRDGNVQCLNCPEPKCTSLATPLQVKQLVDEELFARYDRLLLQSSLDLMADVVYCPRQSCGTAVMVEPDTTMGICSACQYAFCTLCKLGYHGLSHCKITADELRNLRDEYLSATNEAKKFMEQRFGKRVIQKAVEESFSRDWLNENCKCCPRCGTNIQKVDGCNKMTCTSCKQYFCWLCLGLLSKVNPYSHFNNPQSPCYNQLFHGVDPEEEAFWSDEED
- the hspa4a gene encoding heat shock 70 kDa protein 4a isoform X1, which produces MSVVGFDLGFQSCYVAVARAGGIETVANEYSDRCTPSFVSFGPSNRSIGAAAKSQVVTNYKNTVQGFKRFHGRACADPYVQSVKSNLVYDLAPMPTGATGIKVMYMDEERVFSIEQVTGMLLTKLKETAESALKKPVVDCVISVPSYFTDSERRSVIDAAQIAGLNCLRLMNETTAVTLAYGIYKQDLPAPEEKPRIVVFVDLGHSGYQVSVCAFNKGKLKILATAFDSELGGKDFDDILVKHFCEEFSQKYKLDVKSKPRALVRLNQECEKLKKLMSANSSDLPLNIECFMNDIDVSSKLNRGQFEEMCAELLAKVEGPLCSVMEQAKLKKEDIYAVEIVGGASRIPAIKERISKFFGKELSTTLNADEAVARGCALQCAILSPAFKVREFSITDVVPYSISLKWNSAAEEGLSDCEVFPKNHAAPFSKVLTFYRKEPFTLEAYYNNPKELPYPTASIGQFLIQNVSPQPSGESAKVKVKVRVNVHGVFSVSGASLVEIIKTPEGEEPMETEQTVKEDENKMQVDQEDQKFQAGDNGDKKSEVEEMETVTGDPKQEKKNDQPPQAKKPKVKTKTVELPIECNLHWQLSSEVLNMFVENEGKMIMQDKLEKERNDAKNNVEEYVYDMRDKLHGVLEKFVNEADRDSFSLKLEDTENWLYEDGEDQQKQVYIDKLAELKKIGQPIHDRYIEAEERPNAFEELGRQIQMYMKIIEAYKAKDEQYDHLDELEVTKVNKHVNDAMAWMNGKMNQQNSQDLTVDPVVKVVEIKAKTKELYSACNPILSKPKPKVEPPKEEKPTENGPVNGPEPTESQPCNPDKATSAGTEQETVENKLPEMDID
- the hspa4a gene encoding heat shock 70 kDa protein 4a isoform X2, with protein sequence MSVVGFDLGFQSCYVAVARAGGIETVANEYSDRCTPSFVSFGPSNRSIGAAAKSQVVTNYKNTVQGFKRFHGRACADPYVQSVKSNLVYDLAPMPTGATGIKVMYMDEERVFSIEQVTGMLLTKLKETAESALKKPVVDCVISVPSYFTDSERRSVIDAAQIAGLNCLRLMNETTAVTLAYGIYKQDLPAPEEKPRIVVFVDLGHSGYQVSVCAFNKGKLKILATAFDSELGGKDFDDILVKHFCEEFSQKYKLDVKSKPRALVRLNQECEKLKKLMSANSSDLPLNIECFMNDIDVSSKLNRGQFEEMCAELLAKVEGPLCSVMEQAKLKKEDIYAVEIVGGASRIPAIKERISKFFGKELSTTLNADEAVARGCALQCAILSPAFKVREFSITDVVPYSISLKWNSAAEEGLSDCEVFPKNHAAPFSKVLTFYRKEPFTLEAYYNNPKELPYPTASIGQFLIQNVSPQPSGESAKVKVKVRVNVHGVFSVSGASLVEIIKTPEGEEPMETEQTVKEDENKMQVDQEDQKFQAGDNGDKKSETVTGDPKQEKKNDQPPQAKKPKVKTKTVELPIECNLHWQLSSEVLNMFVENEGKMIMQDKLEKERNDAKNNVEEYVYDMRDKLHGVLEKFVNEADRDSFSLKLEDTENWLYEDGEDQQKQVYIDKLAELKKIGQPIHDRYIEAEERPNAFEELGRQIQMYMKIIEAYKAKDEQYDHLDELEVTKVNKHVNDAMAWMNGKMNQQNSQDLTVDPVVKVVEIKAKTKELYSACNPILSKPKPKVEPPKEEKPTENGPVNGPEPTESQPCNPDKATSAGTEQETVENKLPEMDID